AATGCTTTGCTACTTCCGAATTCAAATCCTCAAAAGTTAACTTATTATTTCCCTTAAGCTGCTCAGCTAAATTGTCCAAAGATTTAATGCCAGAAGCATACATGTTTTTCAATTTTCCTACCCGTTCTCTAAGATCTTCAGTAGCCTTCATGAAACATACCAAAACAAAGTTTGTTACTCAGAAAATTTAAGTAACATGCATAATGCCGCATATGGAAACCAACCTCTGCCTTTGTAGATACAAAAGAGTGCATATCTTCCTCCATCTCCTTCAGCTGCTGCTCTTGTTGGATAACAGAGGCTGCAACTGTCTTGTGCAGATTTTCAAGCTGTTGAGCCAACTGAGACTGGAATTTCTGGATAAGTATTCTGTTTCCTTCTTCAATTTTATCCTTCCGTTCTATGGTTGGAATAAACAATTTACCACATGTCAGAGGCACTTTGTCCCTCAACTGATGCtaaaaaaaaggaacaaaagaaTAACACTAACCAATTTTGGAAAACAGGTTTGTCACATCTGATGCAGCATTCTCAAGCTCCTCCCGCAGTTCAATGGCATGCTGCACAAGTGCTTTCtctatatgtatataaaaaataaaaattaaatggatgataaatctaaaatcatcaaaggaaaagtaaaacatACTACATTACTAATGATTACAACCAAACCAGAAATGGTTTGGAAAAGGAAATACCCAATCTGAAAGCAGGTTGACACATAATAAACAGAATGATTAAACTTCACCAACCAGATTTAAGTAGATTTAATATCAGAAATTCCTTTTCCTTTATTGTTGCATTTGCTTGTTTTTGTCTTTCCTCAAGATCAACTAATGACCGCTCAGTTTCTTCCAGATTTTTCTGAGATTACAGATACCAAAAGTAAGTTTGAATCTCAACCAAGATGAGATTGAAAACAGATTATCAAAGAACAGGTTGAGATCGTGTCTCCTGAATTTTACCTCAGTTTTTTCAAGTTTATCACTTAACTGTGCAGTCAAAAGTTGCTGACAATTGTAAAGTTGATGAAGCTCCATCAGTTGCTGCTTGCAAGTTATAAGGCATGATTCAAAAACCAAGAAATTATAATGACTATATTGCAAAAATATATGACAGCATATACCTTGTCTTTAGAGTCTGCCTCTAGTTCCATGCGTTCTATCTTTTCAGCCATGGCCTATTGAGACAAATAGATTAAAAACTATCAAATTTCTCATAAGTGTgactaatttcaatttatattaaGAACACAGGTAAAATAAccttcttctctgcttcttcATTAAGATAACGATCACGTGGTATATAGATTCCGTTCTTCTCTCTTGCAGCATATACCTCTGCAAAGGATAAATAAAAGATACATTGTTTTCATATTAAACACCAACGAAGAATAGTTGATCAACATGCTATTTGATCTCTTGAAAGAGGGAGGAAGTGacataaaaacagaaataatgtTAATCTAAAACGGTCAACAACCTTGCTTCAGCCTGTCAATTTCAGAATACAGATCCTTAATGAGTGCAGATTTTACCATCTTCTGATTGACCTGACAAAATTATCAACTTCCGACTATTAGATGTGTTCCAATGCAGATCCTTGATGAAAGGCAACCCAactaaaaaaggaagaaagaactATGAAAGTGACCTCTGGTTTGTTCTTGATATTTTTAGCACGATGTGCATAATCTAAGGTGCTAAGGGTTTCTTCCAGACAGTGAATGGAGGGTGATATTGTGGCAATAATGCATGTCTTGGTTTTACCACCCAGGGAATCCCTCAACAATCTTGTTAATTTGCTATCCCTGATAGAACAATACATCTTAATGAAAAAATGATATCCCAGGCtggaaaagtgaatcaaaagATTTCAATGAGAATTAGCCAGAATAATTTCAGTTATTTGTACCTATATGGAACATGGCCTGAGTGCTCAACTAGGGCATTAATTACTCGGCCTAGAGTAAGCAAGCTTTTATTTATCTCCCCAGCTTCCCTTGCTCTACCCTGCATGTAttcaattttgtaatttagtcAACGGGTGCATAACTTTTACAATGTCAATACCCTTACTCTCAAAAAGTAGTCGATCTTATTGTATGCACAAAAAGAGAGGGCTGTGATATCTTCCCAAATCATATCATTTGAATGTACAGTTCCAAACAAGCATAATCATGTGATACCTCTCTTGCACCAGAACGTGAAATATTCTCAGAGCCAGCGAGATCCACAAGATTCAGCTTCCCACATTTAATCATTTCTTCACCCTCGGGGGTACACTCCTTAATATGAATTGTGATAGAAAAGATGGAGTGAGAACGACTGCTTTGTTTGTTAAGAAGAGTCTCAGCTGTTCGCCGTTTGGCAGAACCTTTTTCCAATATCTTGTAAATTTCATTTGCAGTGCGAACAATCTCTTCTTCTAATCCTCTGACAAAAACACCCCCCTTCCCATCCTCCATAAGGGCTATAGGTTTCTTAGATTTGTCATCTACAAACTTCGAGGTCTCCTCAGGGGCCAAGAGATCTGTTATCTCCTCATTGTAAAGCTCTAAAAATGTTACTTTCATGCTATACTCAGCATTCTGAGCTTCCAATATATCAAAAATCTCTCTCACAGATCTTGGGATGACACCAGCATCACTTGGAAATTCTCCATTCTACaaagtcaaaaaaaaaagagaggaatTGATTCCACACAGAACAAGATAAATACTATAAAGAGCGATGACACAGGTGAAATGAATCACCTTCTTTCTTGCACCTCCTTCCATTGTGTACGTCTTCCCTGTCCCTGTCTGACCATAGGCAAAAATGGTGCAGTTATAGCCCTCAAGCACTTCATTCACAATAGGAGACACTGCCTGTTCATACAGTTCTATCTGCTCGGAGTTGGGACCAAAAACCTACACCAAAGCATACCAAAATTGGAATGATCGCTCGAGTGCAATTgaaaaaataaccaaaaaaaatagtttttttttctagtttgaTGTTAGTTGTTATGATTAATTTCGATAGCGGACAAGCCAAGTGACAAGTGAGAGGGTATTTCGTAGTCACTCCAACAATGTGACTTGTTTTTATTCCGTAAATCTAAATGCAGAAATTCATGAAAATTCCTTATCTAAGCTGGGtttatttagaatattataCAAAAGCCTCTCGTAAGCATTACTAATCTGACACTGTCTTTTCCAGTTTCCTGATAAAAGACAGTGATATACAAAACTCTCTCGAAATGACTTGCAGCAGCTAAATTCAACTTAAGTAAAAGCACCATTCTTTAAATAGCAGCAAATACAATTTACTGAATTTAGCATTGTGTGTCTTtagattagaattttattttttctctgttTAAAACACATCAATATCAGAAGCTTCCAAAATTATAAAATGCTACTATAGTTTCTCCAAAATATTCGATACCCAGACACGCTGAATTCCTTGAGTTTTCAATTTTTAGCATTGAAAACGGAGGGGAAAAAAATTGATCAtgtgatattaaaaaaaaaaagagcaaaacaAAAACCTTATCAAATGCGAATGTCCTATCGATCTGCTTGTTAGCTATACTCTGCACTGCGGaaacttctcttcttccttcgtTACAAGAAATCACAACCGGCGTATGCAGTCTCGCTTCGTCTTCACTCAACGGcctaacaaaacaaaataaaaccgaTGATTCAATCTTCCAGAGTTGTAAACTAAACTCAGCGAGTGAACTCAGAGCGAGTTAGCGAGATTGACTCAGCGCGAACCTGCAACGAACGAGGACCTGCACATTGACGCCTTTGTCCTTATCGTGTTTGCTGTGACCATCCGCAGATCGCAGATCTCGCGCCGACGCCGGAGTCTTGTCTCCGCCGGAGCGCGGAGGCTGCGACGGCGATAACGACACTAGTCCTCCTCTCCTCTGCTCCATTGCACCACCACACACAAGCTTCgtggaaaaaacaaaaaaaaaacaaaaaaagaaacgTTACGAGCTTCGAAGTTCGAAATGTGCTTTGGAAAATGGCGATCGCTATAAAGCAGCTGAAACTGAGTTCAAATTGAAGAGTGATTTGTTTTGCGATCCGCCATTGTTGATCGGAGTGTGTGGACTGGTTGGATCGAGAATGGAGAATGCGCGATGAAATTGTgaagagaatagaaaaagaGTGGAATGAAGTGAGGGTGAAAATGAAGAGagaaaatgagaggaaaaaaaagaaaaagaaaaaggagttGCCGGCGTTGGAATAATAAGAAGAGATAATAGATGGAATTTGCAGTGACCAGTGAATGAGTGAGAGAGACTTCACCGCATAACCAATTGCTtctttttctgtatttgtgtgCGGTTACTTCTGTTTCCTTCTTTTGAAATTCTTCCtagtttattaaattaaaacgGTTGatgaagttgatatttgagagtTATGagatgatttaatttatttgactaaatttttatctaacattatattaattttacgtgaagttgactgcacctaaatttttatcaattaaaataatatatctgAGGACTAGTagaatttgtttttcttttagttaattGTNNNNNNNNNNNNNNNNNNNNNNNNNNNNNNNNNNNNNNNNNNNNNNNNNNNNNNNNNNNNNNNNNNNNNNNNNNNNNNNNNNNNNNNNNNNNNNNNNNNNNtttttattttttacaagtttttattaatatttttaaattttaattttaaatttatttgtgaatCGAATTAGACtgattcaatttattatttatattttaaacaagTAAATCAGATTAAGATGATtagatttatcaaaaaatttatcCCACATCTCAAAAgcgataaaatatttttcttattctaaTAAATCGAATTAGACTAATTCGATTTCCATTTGCATATACTTATCAAGTTGTGTATAataagtttttctttttaaaatatctgcATAAAACTTATctctaattaatttattaaaataaatgacCCTATTTTTATTGTAGTGTGGTATGGTTCCTCCTTTACCGTTTACAAATTACAAGAGGTTTAGTGGCCCTTGCCAACACTATAATGAGATGTAATAATTTAGTTGTATTTATGTCCCTTAATCACTTGATTAGTCAAACAGGGGATGAAGATCAGTACTCTCAAGACTTGTACAACTGTGGAAAGTTGCCCTAAATAGCATGCCAAGGGACCCATTGCAAAATTAGTTTACACACAACCTCTGCTCAACACTCAACTAAAAAACAAATATGAATGGAAAGTGACTTTTTTTTGTGCGTTTGTTTCCAAATATTGAGATAGAGATCGAGAGATTGAAacttaatattatatttgttaGTTCAGAAAttgatactaaaatttttgtttttgtctctaaaattttagtACTTCAGTACTTCCAAAATATAGAGACATAtgggactaaaatttttagagattgagatcgaaactttaataacattttaatattttatacctaaaatatcctcatttcaattaattaattctaattttattttttgtgcaaattaaattagagtttgattcttatttcaatttctgtctcccaCTTTGTACCAAACAAAAtctgaaatttatttcaatttctgtctcttAATATTTATTTCTCAGTCTTAGTCTTTCTATATCTGTCTTTCCACCAAATactatcaaaaaatttaaaaagcaaggtatattttgtaacaaaaaaattctataaaGCCCAACAAGTTATTTCTTATATAAATTAGGGTTTAgctaaatgttaaaattattataaatgaaaatttttaaattttttattttaataaatacacaataaatatattaaaaattaaattttatatttttttataaaaaagtttttaattaataacttcAACATGTGTATTGATAATAAGAGTTTTACtaataaatacataacaaatttttaacttattaaaattattattaatagtaatttttaaattttttttaataaatacatcgaaaattttcactttatattttttatggaaAATATTCAATTAACAATCTTAATAAGTATCTTAAAAGCATTGATTAACAAAAtccttataataataataatactgtttctatttaaaaataatagtctCTTTTGCTCTTAAATCTTCTGTTTGTTTGAATatattaattttctaataattaaaaaaataataaaaacacacATTTTAAAAACgaataaataactataatttTGTAGAAATAAGGTGACATTGTGGTATGTGTTGGGCCAACCATGGGGAGCTCTCGACAATCGGGGAGACTTCGGGGAGGAATCAAGcgagagaacataagatgagaagacaccactCCCCTCTAGCTCCTCCACCACCATGAGTATTCGTCCATCACACCGCCGCAAAACACCTTGAATACCCCTTAAAACCACCAGACCGATTAACCCATGGGGAGCTCTCGACAATCGGAGAGACTTCGGGGAGGAATCAAGcgagagaacataagatgagaagacaccacatctaactcaaaaccttaaggtgtcaagtaaatgggtctctcatcttataaactcctcactcttccaTGCTTTTtttgatgtgggactaacttcaacactcctcacacttgcaacactaaCAGTATGGGTATATACTTCCTCGAAACCTTGCACTCTAGCAACAAAATAGCATTTAACTTTGTGATTATGTGAATAtaaatttgatcaaataaagTAGGGGGTACCCACGGGGAATTTCcattttgattaattaaaacaaaagttTAACAGACATATATCCTAAAAAGTATATGTTAGTTAAATTCTTAAAGCAAACATTTCACTTGCAATCAGATAATTAAtgattaacatttttttttattttctaataatgtTTACTATCGTGGaatgaatataataatagttcGTCATTCACTTAAGAATAAATTTTGGATCACGGAAATTAGATTGCGTTTATTTACAGAACACTGAGATAAAGAAACGGAAACACAATATCATATTTAACTgaagaaatataaatagagaTAATATGTCTAGAAACATTGAATTAATGTATTTTGTGTTCTTTCTGTCTAACAAgaaacataatttatttttttattttttctttcattatttttgttaattatattttttattattatattttcattttaaaatttttgaatgaaaaaaaaataaaaataaattatattttcataattcgttctaatttattattaaataaaatataagaatacaaaattttgtatttctgttatttattatgtcttgttctcaatgtcttattttattctgttttcaaaaataaacgCAGCCTTAATTAATACATTGGatgaactattttttttatattattgacaAAATTATATTACCATGATTTTTACCTGGTGAATGAcatatttctttgattttttgagATAGACATATATTTAATTTCATGAAAAAATCACAATAGATCTCATAAATATAAAGTATATTATTTACTACTTCCACTTTCAGTATAAGTTAAATTTCTTTGAAAAacccaataatttttttttgatacattaataatataaataatgttatatagtcatttaattaaatgtatatatatttaaataattttttaaataataatttacaaattagttacttttactactataataatattgatcgataatatacataaaatttttatactatatatcaacacataaaaatttaattctataaaagaaaagagaaatctTATGAACCTTATTATAGCCAGAAGTAACCTATATCATGAATTAAGCAAACCGTTGAATATTTGACTGCTGTTACATGTGTTAGTTGAATATAAGGCCCAGGGTTGTTAGGAGTAAGTTCATTGGGATAATATTATGTCAGAAGCTTTGTATTAATATAGGGTAGCAcaaaagaaatttaattataaaatttaaaataatataaaattttagttaaaaaatataaaaatttaattaaaattttgataaaactGTAAGAtctaactaaataattaaaccatataataattatataccaAATCATTCAGAGTAAAGCACCCCATCAAAGAATCCAATGACCCACTCCTCTCCACATGACTTTACCCTAATTGCCTAAACTTATCCAATAAcgatataatatataatatatgtttacactttatgtatttattcatgttttattacattattattattttatttattatttttcaaaataataattgcATGCATTTTTATCACGTATATCAAATCAATACAGATTTTTTAACcaaatgaaagataaatgaAAGATGATATGTATAGCTCAACATATATGAAATCTAACTatataagttaaataaaattgaatacgCATACACCTCTAATTGGAGTATAACAAGGTTTCAAGTTTGATATAAAACAAgacttttattttcattttagt
The genomic region above belongs to Arachis duranensis cultivar V14167 chromosome 3, aradu.V14167.gnm2.J7QH, whole genome shotgun sequence and contains:
- the LOC107476901 gene encoding kinesin-like protein KIN-5D, producing MEQRRGGLVSLSPSQPPRSGGDKTPASARDLRSADGHSKHDKDKGVNVQVLVRCRPLSEDEARLHTPVVISCNEGRREVSAVQSIANKQIDRTFAFDKVFGPNSEQIELYEQAVSPIVNEVLEGYNCTIFAYGQTGTGKTYTMEGGARKKNGEFPSDAGVIPRSVREIFDILEAQNAEYSMKVTFLELYNEEITDLLAPEETSKFVDDKSKKPIALMEDGKGGVFVRGLEEEIVRTANEIYKILEKGSAKRRTAETLLNKQSSRSHSIFSITIHIKECTPEGEEMIKCGKLNLVDLAGSENISRSGAREGRAREAGEINKSLLTLGRVINALVEHSGHVPYRDSKLTRLLRDSLGGKTKTCIIATISPSIHCLEETLSTLDYAHRAKNIKNKPEVNQKMVKSALIKDLYSEIDRLKQEVYAAREKNGIYIPRDRYLNEEAEKKAMAEKIERMELEADSKDKQLMELHQLYNCQQLLTAQLSDKLEKTEKNLEETERSLVDLEERQKQANATIKEKEFLILNLLKSEKALVQHAIELREELENAASDVTNLFSKIERKDKIEEGNRILIQKFQSQLAQQLENLHKTVAASVIQQEQQLKEMEEDMHSFVSTKAEATEDLRERVGKLKNMYASGIKSLDNLAEQLKGNNKLTFEDLNSEVAKHSSALEDLFKGIALEADSLLNDLQSSLHKQEAKLTSYAHQQRQAHARSVETTRAVSKITVNFFEKLDTHASNLTEIVEEAQIANDKKLCELEKKFEECAAYEEKQLLEKVAEMLASSNARKKKLVQMAVNDLRESANSKTSKLRQETLTMQDSTSSVKAEWRVHMEKTESNYHEDTSTVESGKNDLAEVLQNCLNKAEVGSQQWRNAQESLLSLEKRNAASVDTIIGRGIEANQVLRARFSSAVSTTLEDAEVANKDINSSVEHSLQLDHEACGNLNSMITPCCGDLRELKGNHYHRIVEITDNAGKCLLSEYTVDEPSCSTPRKRPFNLPSVSSIEELRTPSFEELLKSFWDAKSPKQHANGDVRYNNGNYEAAQSVTDSRVPLIASN